GTGACGGTGGCAAAGCAGCTCGATTTTCAACGGACAGTTCACTATTCAATCGCCCAGAATGATCAGGGGCATTTCATTCTCAAAGCCCATCTGAAAGACCGCCTTCACGATATCGAAACCATTGTCACCACCAGCCCGGACACGTTGGAAATCCTCAGCGCGTCGGCGAGTTTCAATCGCAGTCCTTCACCCTTTTGTTCGCAATCTGAAAAACGATTTGCCAATTTGGTTGGCTTATCCATCGGTAAAGGACTTAGTCTGGAACTCCGTGAACGTCTAGCCGGTGGCGATGGCTGCGGCAACCTGAGAACCATGATGCTGGGACTTCTTCCTCTAGCCATCAATGCCCGGGTCAGTCAGGGCAGCGAATCGGACGAACAGGCATTTGAAATGATGCAACAGGCCCTGGAAGGGACGTGCGCCGGATTTCCTCCGCACGCTAAATAGTGCCAGGGACGGTGGCTGAGAGCTTCTTCAAGCTGGTGGAAAACAACCCGTGTAGCGCTTATGTCATTGCAACATCCCCGGAAGGGACAGTTTCAACGGCCTGCTAATCAAGGCGGGAGAGCGGAAATCGTTCCGGAGCGTTAAGCCAGCTGTCAACCCTCTCACCAGCGCTGGGCTTTCCGGTAAGAAACCCTTGAACGGCATCGCAGTCCAGCTCGCGCAATTGCTGCAATTGCTCAAACGTTTCGACCCCTTCAGCAACAATCGTCAGATCCAGATCATGCCCCAGACGGACCACCGCATCTATGATTCTCTGGGCTGAACGTGTTTCGGCAATATTCACCACCAGAGAACGATCGAGTTTGATGATATCGACATCAAATTGCTGCAGATAGCTCAACGAGGAATAGCCGGTCCCAAAGTCATCGATGGAAATGGCGATGCCCTTCTCTTTAAGAGCACGTATCCGTTGAATCGCCAGTTCCGGTTCTTCCATCAGACTGGTTTCGGTAATTTCTATACACAGGGTTTCCGGCGGCAGTTGCAAGCGTTGCAAAGCGCTTTCAATCTCTTCAATAAAGTTTTCCGTCACAAACTGCTGCGGGGCCATGTTAACCGACAGACGCACCATCCCCTGCTGCACGGCCGGATAGCGCTCCAGCCATTGCGACAGCGTCTCACAGGCACGATTGAAAATGATCTGCCCGAGTGGCACGATCATCGCTCTTTTTTCTGCCAGAGGGATAAATCGGCTCGGTGAAATCAGGCCAAAGGTCGGGTGGTGCCAGCGCACCAGCGCTTCAAAGCCTTTGAGGGATTGTTTCGTGAGAGACCAGATCGGCTGAAACTCCAACTGAAACTGCTCCGGGCTTTGCAATGCCAGACGCAGGGCTTTTTCCAGCAGCTCATTTTCCTGATGGATCTTATCAAGCCGCTCGTCATAGCTCATAAAACCCTGGGCATGAGGATGTTCTTTGACCTCACGTAAGGCAATATCCGCCCGGTGCAATAACGTTGTCGAAGAATCGTCCTGTTGGCATTTCACCGCACTGATACGCGTGTCAACAACCAGTCGGGTTTCTTCAAAATGCATCGGGGCACAAAGGGTCTTTTTAAAACGCCGGGCAAGGTCGTCAGCCGCTTCTGTCGCCACATCCACAACCAGAATAAACTCGTTGCTGCTCAGCCGGGCGGCAAGTTGCGGTACCGGTTGCAGCGACTTCAGCCGAGTGGCAAATTCAACCAGAACGCGATCAGCCAGAACATGGCCGTATATTTCGTTAATTCGCTTAAAGCGGTTAATATCAAACATGAACAACCAGCGCTGACCATCCTTGGGAACCGTTTGAGCCAGCTGATCCAAGGCCTCTTTGGCATGATAGCGATTTGCCAATCCCGTCAACGCGTCGTAATGAGCCACCCAGGTCAACTTCTCTTCAGCCTGCCGCCGTTCAGTGATATCCCGTGCCATGACCAGAATAGAACTTACCTCATTCTGCCTGTTGCGGATCGCGGCCAAAGCCAGGTCATAATGGCGCTTTTCCCCCTGACGGTTAAACAGACTGACATCAAACCGCTCTTGCTCTACCAGACCACGACCGAGTTCATCGAAAACTTTCTCAAAGCGGGTCCAGGAGGCCAGGCTAAACCACGCCTTCTCAAGCACGGCATCGCTGGCATTGGTCGGCAGAGCCTGATTCCACATACTGTTACTGAATAAAATGCGGCGCTGGGGATCAACCAGAGCCACCAGCATTGGGGCACGATCAAGAGCGGTTCGAAAGCGAAGTCGGGTTTCATCTCGTTCCGCTTCAACAAGACGCTGCTGATCGAGCATGCGATTGGCCGTTTCACCGATGGCAATAAATTCATCGAATTGAATCTCCTCAAGAGAGATTGCCCGGCCATCGACGGCAACAGCCTCCAGAGCCTGATTCAGAATACCCACATTGCGCTTGATCGATCGAGACAGACGCTGGCCCACGACCCACAATAATGTTCCGAGCAACAAAATGAATGCCGCCCCCTGGATAAGTTGTTGCCGCATAGCGACAAACATCTCCTCACGGGCGAGGGCAATATTCTGTTCGACAAAACCGAGATCAATCCCGGCCCCGACATAGCTGTCCCACATTTTCAACGGCAGGCAATAACTGATCTTTTCATACGGCCCCTGGCCGAGTGAGGCAGGCATCTGATAGCGAACAAAGCCACCACCTTTTTGGGCGGTGCGAATCAGTTCGCGAACAACAAAGACACCTTTTTGGTCCTGAATATCGAGAACATTCTTGCCCTTGCCCGGACCAAACAGTGAAATTCCCTCGTATGTGGCACCAAAAATACTTAACGGCCCTTCAACAACCAGACGATCCAATTTATCGATAATCCTCTGGCGCAGTTCTTCCTCAAAGCTTTCAACATATTCTCCGGTGCCGATAAAAGCGTCGAGCTCCGGGACGTAATGGATATAAGCAATTTTTTTATGATTCCAGCCGGTTGTGCCGGGGCGACTGATGCGGTAGGAAACAAATCCTTCCCCTTGTTGACGGGACAGACGAATCATTTCCCGGATATAAAGCACGCCGTCCTGATCCTGCATGTCGATCATATTGCGCCCTTCAAATTCCGGGCGATCGGCGAAAAGGAGTTCGGTACCATCCAGACGTGTGGCAAACAGATAGCCGCGACCATTTTTATAGCGCAACGGGCGCAGGACCTCGACAATCATCTCGGTCAGCTCAGAAGGGGAGACACGGTTTCGATAACGCTCAATGAAGTTTTCGGCCAAGTGAGCAGCCTGCATCACCGTTTGCCGCAAATCCTCTTTTAATTGCTGCTCGGCGCGCTGTTTTTCATCCAGAACCAAGGCATGAATAAACAGCGCCCGTTGACGAATCTGTTGCTGCGCCTGACCAAGAAATTCCTGTTCAACCTGCTCAGTCCGTTGCGAGACCTGCTGTTGATAGGTCTGCAAACTGTAGAACGCGAGAAACCCCAAAGCAGCAATAATAAACAGAAGATTCCACCGCCAGGTCAGATGGCGTAACGAACCATAACGGCGACTACCCAGCAGCAGAGCAGCAAGAAGAAGTGTGATGGCCGGAATCATGGCCAGCATCCATGTGGTGGTCGAAGAGAGCATCCAACGTCTTTCCTGTTGGTCATCGAGACAGGCGGTCAAAAGAGGCCGAACAGATCCGCGGTGCGCGACAACAGTGTCGTAAACGAAAAGGATTTCGCTACCTTGAAAAACAATTGAGACAAGTTTTGACTATACGTTTTTCTCGCGCGGAAGCCAAGAGTCTTCGTGACAAGTAAGAGAAGACAACTAAAAGCGCACCATCACAGCTGCGGGGCCGTCAACCGGTTGCAATGGTGGGTTACACAACAGCACCTGAGAGGGTTGTACGCGTTGCCCCTCGACCAGGAGTTGCTTGACCCGTTCGGCCCTTCGCGTCGCCAGTTCACGCACTTGATCGGCACTCAGAGCGGCACCGGAGACCTGCGAGGAAGAACCCGCCACAGTCTTGACGTCCTTCTGTTCACTGAGCGCAACCTGGCCACAGAGGGAGACAACCACTTGAGGACGCTTTTCCAACAGATCGCGTAACCGGGTCAGATAATCCAGGCTGCCCGCCGTGAGTTGATCGCTACCCGATTCAAAAACCAGCGGATCAAATGTCAGGCGACCGCCGATTCCGACCAATTGCCCAGCCTTGGCGACAACGCCCAGAGGAGCCAGGGTCAAGGAAACAGTATTCTTTATCGCGCCGACTACGGCTTTACGAATGACGGAGCCCAGGGCCACATCGGGGCGCGACACATCGCCACGGACCGGAATATCCAAGGCGATATCACCATTTCGATCACGTAATAACGACAACGCCATATTTACCGGCAACCCAAGCCGTTTGCTGACATCCTGTTCATCGTCGGCAGTCAGTGGCCGCAATTGCAAACGCGTCAGCTGAAGTCGGCTGGTCAAATCAGCAACACCCTTGGACACCGCGCCGCTCAGGCGCAAATTCAGATGGCCCTGCTCCAGACGATAACCGATACCACGCTCAAGATACGGTGACACCGTCGGTAACTGAAACTCTCGCAGCTCAGCGTCACATTCAAAGAACGGTGCCTCCGCCAGAAGAGCCACCTTTGCCTGAGCGGAAATGCGCGAATAGTCGTCGAGCATGCCATGTATCTGCAGCGGAGATAACTGTTCCGGCTGTCGCATGTCGAGTTCCGCCAACGAGCAGTTCAGCTCTGAAACGGAAAACCGGCTTGCGGGAGTGGTACTCTGGTCTTCGAAAATCAGCCGACTCTGCCCATTGATGGTTAACTGATTGGCGGCAAACAGAAACGGTGAGTTATCAGAGTCCTCGTCTTGGACCGATTCAGGGGTGACCACTTCCGTCTCGGGAGAAAACGGCAACCATTGGCGGGCTTCCAAGCCCCCTCCAGGCAATAACACCAGATCGGCCGTCACGCCACCGGCCGTGGCGTGTTGCAATGTCAGTGAGCCTTCAGGAGACCACACCAGTTGCTGAGCGGTCAGTTGTGTCGCTTTAACCACTTCAGGCTGCCGCAGGGGTTTAGGGTCAGATCGACCAAGCAGGCGTACGCCTTCAAGCGCGACATCTGAAATCGTCAGCCCATTCTGAAGGTTAAATTCAAAAGGACCGGCACGGCCATTCTCCACGGCCAGCAACGTATTCTGCCGGGCCAGGTCGGTTACGGACAGATGATTGGCACTCAACCGGCCATTGATTCCCAGCTCATCGGTCAAAGAAAGATTTCCATCCCAGGTGACCGTTTCAGCATCCAGCCCCATTCCGGAAGACTGCAGTTCAAGCGCTGCGGAGTTGAGTTGCAGATGATTCTTTCCAGCCAGATGTGGCGAAGAGGAGAGCCGAAGGTCCATCTCTCCCTGCCAGGAAACCGCTAATTGCTTAATCCACAGCGCCGCATGGCTCGCCGCCAGATTTTTTGCGTCAAGTTGCCCTGCCAGTTTAATGCGTGCGGGCTGAGAATCCAATGGCGCCACGGCGGCAATCTCTATCTCGCCATGGACAAGACCACGCACCTGGTTCCAGCCCAAGGGTGCAAGGCTCGCTTCAAGTGTATCGAGACTGAGGGCATCCAGCTGGACGGTCAGATTGGTCTGAGCCGGGCGTGTAAACGGGCGATTTTCTCCACGACAGTGGAGCGAACCGCCGGCAACACTGAGATCCATGGCAAATTCTCCGGCCTGTTGAGGTTGCCATGAAATCAATGGTGCACTGGTCAGATGATCAATCACCATACGCGTATCGCCTTGGCTTTGTCGTACAACAACAGCGATCTGATCCAGACGAACGCGACCAGTATTGATTCCCCAGGGGTCATCCAACAGGTCAGCTCCTGCCTCATCAGGGTAATCAGGCGTCGACGGCAAGGTCAGACCGGCAATACGTAACGGTTTTTCTGGAAGGGTTTCGATGAGCAGGGTCATCTGCGCAACCGAAAAATGCTCTATCTGCAGATGCCGTTGCCACAGCGGCCACCAGTCTATCTGAATTTCGGCTTGTTGCACGGAAAACGCTTCCTCGCCGTTTGACAGCAGGCGAGCCTCCTCAATGCGTAATAAACCGGAAAAGAGATTCAGGTCAATATCACGCACATGGGCAGAGATTCCCGGCTGGCGATTGAGCCAGGTGATCGTGCCAAAACGCAGGGCCTCCGGTAACAACGAGAGCAGCAAAAAAACGCTAAGGCCAAGGAGGAGTAAACGTCTCAGGCTGCGGCGACGCCGAAGCGTGTTTTTTTCTGCTGACGGGTTGCCTTGGTCCGAATCAGTTTTCATCACACATCTCCTTCGCCAACAGCCCTAATCGCTTCACGCCGTTGGCAAGTGTTTCGTTCCAGACGCCACTGCAACTCAGGCGGACAAAATCACCGTAACAATCCTGCGTGGTAAAAATCGGCCCCGGTGCCACGGCGATCCCCCGTTGCTTTGCACGCAGAAAATAGTCGACCGCATCCAGTTGTTGCGGAAGCTGCAGCCACAAAACACTGCCACCGTCAGGCCGTGTGACTCGTGTTCCATCGGGAAAATTTTGCGCCAGATACTGTTGCATGGAGCGCATCGACGTTGCGAGTGACTGACGTAATCGCCGCATATGCCGAACATGATAACCAGCTTCGAGATACGCGGCAACGGTTCGTTGGGTCGGTGTCGGGCAGGACACGTTGGTGGTGTATTTGAATTCAAGCGCCCGATCGTAATAACGCCCCGGCAATAACCAGCCCACCCGGTATCCCGGCGCCAGTGTCTTGGAAAACGAATTGCAATGCAGCACCCGTTGATGACGATCATAGGACTTGAACGTTGATGGACGCTGGCCACCGAAAAAAAGATCTCCGGCAACATCATCTTCGACCAGGGGAACATCGTGACGCGCCAACAGCTCGACAATCTGCTGTTTCGCCTCATCAGCAAGACGGCTGCCGTCCGGATTATTGAAATTACCGCACAGAATACAGGCGCTCACCGCTTGTCGCTGCAGCACTTTATCCAACTGCTGTGGTGAAATCCCCTGTTGAGGATCCGAAGGCAGTTCAATGGCTCGTAGGCCACAATTTTCGATCAGTTGCAAAAAACAATGGTAGGTTGGCGAGGCAATCACCACGCTGTCTCCGGGACGGGTCAAGGTCCTTAACGCGAGGTAAAGGGCCTCCATGGCACCACAGGTGACAATGATGTCATCAGCATCCACCTCGATACCCATCTCCAGCGCATAGCGGGCAATCTGCTGGCGCAGTCCGCGGTCGCCACTGATTTCACTGTATTCCAGCATCTGTTCGCTGTTCTGACGCAGCTGCTGCTGTAACAGACGACTGAGCGCTTTACTGGGCAACAGCGACAAATCCGGACTGATAACACTTAACGGCAAAAGATCAAAGCGACCGACGGTGTCGAGCACCTCCCGGGTCAGTTCCGGTCGCGACACGCCGCGCGGCTGCTCATCAACACGACAGAGTCCCTGCGGCTGAGGCAATTGGCAGGGATCGCCCTGCCAGAAAAATCCCGACCGCTGCCGCGCTTCGACCGTGCCCTGCCGTTCCAGTTCCTGATAGGCCTGATTCACGGTGGCGATCGACACATGCAACTGGACGCTCATCTGACGCAGGGACGGCAAACGCTGGCCAATCTTCAAGACGCCACTGCGCACCAATGTACGAATATGCTGTTCCACCTGCTGATAACGGAATTGCCCCTCAGTCACTGCTGTACTCCTTTTTTAAAAAACTGTACTGCTCTTTTTTTAAGTTTTCTGTATCTGTTTTGTAAACAGTTTTTTTGCTCTGATGGCGTCAGATAACTCTTGTCACAAGGAGGTGATGCTATGAAGCAAACCCTGTTATTGACCTTGATCATCCTGCTTTTATTGATGGTGTCCCAGTGGGGGTCACCTCCTCCAGAGGAATTCGATCCCATCAAGCGCATTGAAACTCTCCACCTTGATGGTTTATGAGCAATCGGGACAATGCTTGAGATTTCTTTAAAGGCGCTATAGTCTGAAAGAAGATTGAGTCAGCGAGTGCCCGCATCTCGGCAATGGCGTGTTCAGCTTGCGTCGTCGCCTACCGGATGGGACTTTTTCAACATCTTTGCAAAGGAGGTGCTTATGAAAATCACCCAGCTTCAGGCGCATGAAGACAATTATATCTACATGGTCAGTCACGCAGAGATCACCATTGCCATTGACCCCGGTGACGCGGAACCGGTTCTCGCCTATCTGGAACAGAACAAGCGCACGCTGTCTCTGATCCTCAATACCCATATGCATCAGGATCATTGCGGAGGCAACCTGGCTCTGAAACGATTGACCGGCTGTCATATTGCTGGCGGTGACAAGCGGATTGCCGGAATTGACCATATTCTCAGTGACGACTCCAGCCTTCCCGATGTCCCATGGCCGGTAACCGTTTTACAGACTCCCGGTCACACCGGCGCGGATTGCAGCTATTATTTTCCCGAGGCTGAGGCCCTGTTCTGTGGCGACACCCTATTCAGTGGTGGTTGCGGCCGGGTGTTTGAAGGCACCATGGAACAGCTTTTCCACAGCCTGAAAAAATTATCCTCGCTCCCCGAAACCACCCGTCTTTTTTGCGGCCATGAATACACCGAGGACAATTACCGTTTTGCCGCATCGATTGAGCCCGGCTCTGCGGCCATTCACGACAAATTGTCCCGCGTTCACTTCCAGCGCAATCGAGGCCAATCCACCCTCCCGGTGACGCTGGCTGAAGAATTAGTGTGCAACCCGTTTCTGCGTTGCCATGATAAAGACCTGCGCCATGCGTTAAAAATGGAGCAGGCTTCGGATCTCGAGATCTTTACAGATTTGCGCCTGCGTAAAAATCGCTTTTAGAGAAGACAAAAAGATATTATTATTCCCTAACTTTTCAATTTTAGCTTCATTGGAAAAGCTCAGGGAAGCGCACATGGCCAAACTCGAAGAACATAACTTTCGTACCATCCTTGAAGAGCTCCATGATGGTCTTTACTTTGTGGATCGCGACCGAAGGATCACGTTTTGGAATAAAGCGGCAGAACGGATCACCGGCTTCACGGCGCAGGAGGTGATCGGCTCAAAATGTTCCGACAATATTCTCACCCACGTGGATGACGCCGGCAACAACCTGTGCCTTCACCATTGTCCACTGGCCGCAACCTTAACGGATCGTTCACCTCGTGCTGCCCAGGTTTTTCTCCACCATAAACAGGGCCATCGCGTCCCGGTATCGGTGCGCATCTCCCCTTTGACGGCGGACAACGGTGCCGTCATCGGAGCCGTCGAGCTGTTTACCGACATTTCCAATCACCGGGCCAACGAACTGCGCGTCAAAGAACTGGAGCAACTCGCTCTGATTGATCGATTGACCCAGTTGGCCAACCGCCGTTACATGGAAAACCAGCTCGAAAAGCATCTCAATGAATTCCGCCGTACCAACCTGCCCTTTGCGGTGTTTTTCTTCGATATTGATCACTTCAAGAGCATTAACGATACTCATGGCCATGACGCGGGTGACGAAGTCTTGCGGTTTCTGTCAAAAACCTTATTGCAGAACGCTCGCCCCTTTGATCAGTATGGACGTTGGGGCGGGGAAGAATTCGTCGCCATTGTTCGCAATCTCGATGCTGAAAAACTGCTGTTTTTCGGTGAGCGTCTGCGCATGTTGGTCGAAAATTCCTATCTGAAGTGGGGAGATCATTCTCTATCCGTGACCATTTCACTGGGAGGCACGCTGGCGCAAATGGATGACACGCCGGATTCTCTGATCAAACGCGCCGATCAGCTGCTCTACACCAGCAAGAAAAACGGCCGCAACCGCCTCACTATCGGCTAGCAGAGCACCATTCATGCTCTACTCTTGCGGTGATAAAACCTGAAACGCCTCATCACTGTAACGTAGCTTGATGGAGATAAAACGTTCCAGGTGGGTCACAAACTGGTCGACAAGACGGGGTTCAAAATGGCTCCCTGATTGGCGTTTGATTTCAGCAACAGCCTCTTCCACCGACCAGGCCTTTTTATAGGGTCGCTCGCTGATCAGGGCGTCAAAGACGTCACACACGGCGACAATGCGCGCACACAACGGGATCTCTTCACCAGCCAGACCATGCGGATAACCACTGCCGTCCCACTTCTCATGATGAAACCGGGTGGTTTCCCAGGCCATGGTCATTAATTCCGAGGGATGATCGCCAATAATCTGGCTGCCGATCACCGGATGGCGGTTAATCTCCTGGCGTTCCTCCGCTGTCAGGGGACCAGCTTTCAGCAACACGCTGTCGCGAATGCCTATTTTTCCGACATCGTGCATGGTACTGGCATAAAACAGCATCCTCACGTATTCGCTGCTCTGCCCTGAAAGCTGAGCCAGCAAACTGGAGAAATGGCTCATCCGCTCGACATGAGCGCCGGTTTCGTTATCACGAAATTCACCGGCAACACCAAGGCGCCGGACAATCTCCAGCTGGGTCTGACGAATCTCTTCCGTCCGCAACTGGACCTCTTTTTCCAGGGTCTCAGCCCGCACCACCTGGCGCGTATAGTACAACCGGGTTTCCAGACAATTGCGAATGCGCAACAAGACTTCCCAGGATTGAAAGGGCTTGGTGAGAAAGTCTTTAGCGCCCCCTTTCAACGCTTGCTGGCGGGTTTCCATGTCGGTCTGGGCGGTCAAGACAATCACCGGCACATAATCTTCTCCCACCTCGTTCTTGAGCAATTCCAGCACGTCAAATCCAGATAGCCATGGCATACGGATATCAAGCAAAACCAGATCAAACTGGTGTTGACGATAAAGATCGAGGACCTGCCGCGGATCTGTCGTCGTAACGACGTGCTGATAATCTTCCTCTTCAAGAATCGCCTCGAGCAGGGCAATGTTGGCGATATTGTCATCAACAATAAGAATCTTCGCTTCGGTGATGGACGGCAACGGCATTAGCGACCCTTTTCCAGCAAATCTTCCAACAGGAATTGTAATTGTTCAAAGTCAACCGGCTTGGAGAGAAAACCGTCAAAA
This is a stretch of genomic DNA from uncultured Desulfuromonas sp.. It encodes these proteins:
- a CDS encoding DUF2889 domain-containing protein gives rise to the protein MAKQLDFQRTVHYSIAQNDQGHFILKAHLKDRLHDIETIVTTSPDTLEILSASASFNRSPSPFCSQSEKRFANLVGLSIGKGLSLELRERLAGGDGCGNLRTMMLGLLPLAINARVSQGSESDEQAFEMMQQALEGTCAGFPPHAK
- a CDS encoding EAL domain-containing protein, which produces MLSSTTTWMLAMIPAITLLLAALLLGSRRYGSLRHLTWRWNLLFIIAALGFLAFYSLQTYQQQVSQRTEQVEQEFLGQAQQQIRQRALFIHALVLDEKQRAEQQLKEDLRQTVMQAAHLAENFIERYRNRVSPSELTEMIVEVLRPLRYKNGRGYLFATRLDGTELLFADRPEFEGRNMIDMQDQDGVLYIREMIRLSRQQGEGFVSYRISRPGTTGWNHKKIAYIHYVPELDAFIGTGEYVESFEEELRQRIIDKLDRLVVEGPLSIFGATYEGISLFGPGKGKNVLDIQDQKGVFVVRELIRTAQKGGGFVRYQMPASLGQGPYEKISYCLPLKMWDSYVGAGIDLGFVEQNIALAREEMFVAMRQQLIQGAAFILLLGTLLWVVGQRLSRSIKRNVGILNQALEAVAVDGRAISLEEIQFDEFIAIGETANRMLDQQRLVEAERDETRLRFRTALDRAPMLVALVDPQRRILFSNSMWNQALPTNASDAVLEKAWFSLASWTRFEKVFDELGRGLVEQERFDVSLFNRQGEKRHYDLALAAIRNRQNEVSSILVMARDITERRQAEEKLTWVAHYDALTGLANRYHAKEALDQLAQTVPKDGQRWLFMFDINRFKRINEIYGHVLADRVLVEFATRLKSLQPVPQLAARLSSNEFILVVDVATEAADDLARRFKKTLCAPMHFEETRLVVDTRISAVKCQQDDSSTTLLHRADIALREVKEHPHAQGFMSYDERLDKIHQENELLEKALRLALQSPEQFQLEFQPIWSLTKQSLKGFEALVRWHHPTFGLISPSRFIPLAEKRAMIVPLGQIIFNRACETLSQWLERYPAVQQGMVRLSVNMAPQQFVTENFIEEIESALQRLQLPPETLCIEITETSLMEEPELAIQRIRALKEKGIAISIDDFGTGYSSLSYLQQFDVDIIKLDRSLVVNIAETRSAQRIIDAVVRLGHDLDLTIVAEGVETFEQLQQLRELDCDAVQGFLTGKPSAGERVDSWLNAPERFPLSRLD
- a CDS encoding DUF748 domain-containing protein is translated as MKTDSDQGNPSAEKNTLRRRRSLRRLLLLGLSVFLLLSLLPEALRFGTITWLNRQPGISAHVRDIDLNLFSGLLRIEEARLLSNGEEAFSVQQAEIQIDWWPLWQRHLQIEHFSVAQMTLLIETLPEKPLRIAGLTLPSTPDYPDEAGADLLDDPWGINTGRVRLDQIAVVVRQSQGDTRMVIDHLTSAPLISWQPQQAGEFAMDLSVAGGSLHCRGENRPFTRPAQTNLTVQLDALSLDTLEASLAPLGWNQVRGLVHGEIEIAAVAPLDSQPARIKLAGQLDAKNLAASHAALWIKQLAVSWQGEMDLRLSSSPHLAGKNHLQLNSAALELQSSGMGLDAETVTWDGNLSLTDELGINGRLSANHLSVTDLARQNTLLAVENGRAGPFEFNLQNGLTISDVALEGVRLLGRSDPKPLRQPEVVKATQLTAQQLVWSPEGSLTLQHATAGGVTADLVLLPGGGLEARQWLPFSPETEVVTPESVQDEDSDNSPFLFAANQLTINGQSRLIFEDQSTTPASRFSVSELNCSLAELDMRQPEQLSPLQIHGMLDDYSRISAQAKVALLAEAPFFECDAELREFQLPTVSPYLERGIGYRLEQGHLNLRLSGAVSKGVADLTSRLQLTRLQLRPLTADDEQDVSKRLGLPVNMALSLLRDRNGDIALDIPVRGDVSRPDVALGSVIRKAVVGAIKNTVSLTLAPLGVVAKAGQLVGIGGRLTFDPLVFESGSDQLTAGSLDYLTRLRDLLEKRPQVVVSLCGQVALSEQKDVKTVAGSSSQVSGAALSADQVRELATRRAERVKQLLVEGQRVQPSQVLLCNPPLQPVDGPAAVMVRF
- a CDS encoding PLP-dependent aminotransferase family protein, which gives rise to MTEGQFRYQQVEQHIRTLVRSGVLKIGQRLPSLRQMSVQLHVSIATVNQAYQELERQGTVEARQRSGFFWQGDPCQLPQPQGLCRVDEQPRGVSRPELTREVLDTVGRFDLLPLSVISPDLSLLPSKALSRLLQQQLRQNSEQMLEYSEISGDRGLRQQIARYALEMGIEVDADDIIVTCGAMEALYLALRTLTRPGDSVVIASPTYHCFLQLIENCGLRAIELPSDPQQGISPQQLDKVLQRQAVSACILCGNFNNPDGSRLADEAKQQIVELLARHDVPLVEDDVAGDLFFGGQRPSTFKSYDRHQRVLHCNSFSKTLAPGYRVGWLLPGRYYDRALEFKYTTNVSCPTPTQRTVAAYLEAGYHVRHMRRLRQSLATSMRSMQQYLAQNFPDGTRVTRPDGGSVLWLQLPQQLDAVDYFLRAKQRGIAVAPGPIFTTQDCYGDFVRLSCSGVWNETLANGVKRLGLLAKEMCDEN
- the gloB gene encoding hydroxyacylglutathione hydrolase; translation: MKITQLQAHEDNYIYMVSHAEITIAIDPGDAEPVLAYLEQNKRTLSLILNTHMHQDHCGGNLALKRLTGCHIAGGDKRIAGIDHILSDDSSLPDVPWPVTVLQTPGHTGADCSYYFPEAEALFCGDTLFSGGCGRVFEGTMEQLFHSLKKLSSLPETTRLFCGHEYTEDNYRFAASIEPGSAAIHDKLSRVHFQRNRGQSTLPVTLAEELVCNPFLRCHDKDLRHALKMEQASDLEIFTDLRLRKNRF
- a CDS encoding sensor domain-containing diguanylate cyclase; this encodes MAKLEEHNFRTILEELHDGLYFVDRDRRITFWNKAAERITGFTAQEVIGSKCSDNILTHVDDAGNNLCLHHCPLAATLTDRSPRAAQVFLHHKQGHRVPVSVRISPLTADNGAVIGAVELFTDISNHRANELRVKELEQLALIDRLTQLANRRYMENQLEKHLNEFRRTNLPFAVFFFDIDHFKSINDTHGHDAGDEVLRFLSKTLLQNARPFDQYGRWGGEEFVAIVRNLDAEKLLFFGERLRMLVENSYLKWGDHSLSVTISLGGTLAQMDDTPDSLIKRADQLLYTSKKNGRNRLTIG
- a CDS encoding HD domain-containing phosphohydrolase; its protein translation is MPLPSITEAKILIVDDNIANIALLEAILEEEDYQHVVTTTDPRQVLDLYRQHQFDLVLLDIRMPWLSGFDVLELLKNEVGEDYVPVIVLTAQTDMETRQQALKGGAKDFLTKPFQSWEVLLRIRNCLETRLYYTRQVVRAETLEKEVQLRTEEIRQTQLEIVRRLGVAGEFRDNETGAHVERMSHFSSLLAQLSGQSSEYVRMLFYASTMHDVGKIGIRDSVLLKAGPLTAEERQEINRHPVIGSQIIGDHPSELMTMAWETTRFHHEKWDGSGYPHGLAGEEIPLCARIVAVCDVFDALISERPYKKAWSVEEAVAEIKRQSGSHFEPRLVDQFVTHLERFISIKLRYSDEAFQVLSPQE